From the Lolium rigidum isolate FL_2022 chromosome 2, APGP_CSIRO_Lrig_0.1, whole genome shotgun sequence genome, one window contains:
- the LOC124693559 gene encoding haloacid dehalogenase-like hydrolase domain-containing protein At2g33255 gives MFLPRLLPAHRLLTGGTLPLLLPRRSRLALRPAARAVAMSSSSPAPARRGTLRGVVFDMDGTLTVPVIDFPAMYREVLGGEAAYAAARAAGGGAVDILHCIESWGPEEQRRAYEAIARFERDGLDRLQIMPGAAELCGFLDARQIRRGLITRNVKGAVDLFHQRFGMMFVPALSREFRPYKPDPAPLLHICSTWKLPPNEVIMVGDSLKDDIVCGKRAGAFTCLLDETGRYGPHDSLPEDVKPDFMVSSLSEVLSVLEEHFDLDPVLSADSRI, from the exons ATGTTCCTCCCCCGCCTGCTCCCCGCGCACCGCCTCCTCACCGGCGGCaccctcccgctcctcctcccccgccgcagCCGCCTAGCGCTCCGTCCGGCCGCCCGTGCCGTCGCcatgtcctcctcctccccaGCCCCCGCCCGCAGGGGCACGCTGCGCGGCGTGGTGTTCGACATGGACGGGACCCTGACGGTGCCCGTAATCGACTTCCCGGCCATGTACCGCGAGGTGCTCGGCGGGGAGGCGGCCtacgcggcggcgcgcgcggcgggcggcggcgccgtcgaCATCCTCCACTGCATCGAGTCCTGGGGCCCCGAAGAGCAGCGCCGCGCCTACGAGGCCATCGCCCGGTTCGAGCGcgacggcctcgaccgcctccagATCATGCCCG GGGCCGCCGAGCTCTGCGGGTTCCTCGACGCCAGGCAGATCAG GAGGGGTTTAATCACACGCAATGTGAAGGGAGCTGTCGATTTGTTTCACCAAAGGTTTGGT ATGATGTTTGTGCCTGCATTGAGCAGAGAATTCCGCCCCTATAAGCCAGATCCAGCTCCATTGCTTCACATTTGCTCCACTTGGAAACTTCCACCAAACGAGGTGATCATGGTTGGGGACAGCCTCAAGGATGAT ATTGTTTGTGGAAAGAGAGCTGGTGCTTTCACTTGCCTACTTGACGAAACAGGGCGATATGGCCCCCACGATTCTTTGCCTGAAGATGTTAAGCCTGACTTCATGGTTTCTTCACTCTCTGAAGTATTATCCGTGTTGGAGGAGCATTTCGATTTGGATCCGGTGTTGTCTGCTGACAGTAGAATCTGA